Below is a window of 'Nostoc azollae' 0708 DNA.
TAGGTAATCAAAAAATTTCTGATTTATCGGTGAATAATGTAATTGAAGTGAGCATTCCAGAACAGTTAGAACAAAAAATAGAACCTTGGCAAAAAACTCCTGGAAGTAACTGAACCATCGCTACAACCACAACCACAAAAATCACCACTTTTAATCCAGTCACTACAAAACGCAAAAGTCCTAATTTCTTGGTCAAAGGTCATGAAGGTGAACATATCAGTATTTTACAAGCACGGGTAGGAATCGCTGGCTTTTATTATGGGAATTCTACTGGTATATTTGGGCTAATTACCGAAGAAGCTGTCAAGCGATTCCAACAGGCTTATAAATTGAATGTTGATGGTGTTGTAGGTTCAGCCACACTTGCCAAATTACCACCCCTTAATCCAGATGGAGAACAAACTTCCAAAAAAGCAATTAATCCAGATTCATTTGAGTTTAGGTGATCGCGGTGAAGCTGTACGAATTTTGTAAGAACATTTAATCAAAGCTGGATATTTAGACAAACAACCTAATATCTACTATGGTTTTCATACAGTCGGTGCTGTCAGTCGCTTTCAAATAAATCACCGAGTAGAAGCTAACAGCATTGCTGGGCCAACTACCAGAGCTAAGTTACATAACTTAGTCAAAACTTCAAATAAAAGTGATTTTAGCGTTTTAGAAATTCAAAGACGATTGCAAGAAAAGGGTTTTTATAAAGGTCAAATCAATTGAGTAATGGTAGCAGATACCAAAAAAGCCATCCAGCGAGCGCAAGAATTTTATGGTATCAGCCTTACTGATATCAAAAATGGTAATTTCTAGGGTCGCAGTTAGATTCCCCTACTTAAGTGTTAAACAGGCATTAAAGCTCTTTGACACTTGGGACAAACAGCATGAATTGTCAACTGACAATCAAGCAGGTGGAAACCTTCTTTTTGGGCTGTTTTTACCCCAATTTTCAAAATAGATTCGTTTTTAAATTCAATGGTAGTGTTGCATCTAACACAAATGAGGTGATGGTGATGATGGGGATAGGGTTGGTTAATTTCATAATGTTTATGTCCTTCACCTAACTCTAATTCCCTTAAAATGCCCATCCTCGCCATCAACTTCAAAGTCCGATAGATTGTGGATAGACTGATGCCCTCACCGTCACTTTCTAGCCTCAGATAAAGATCCTCCGCACTTAAGTGTTCACCTTGTGGAAGTTCTTGAAAAATGTGAAGTATTGTTTCGCGCTGGGGAGTTAAACGCCAGCCTCGATCGTTTAGTTCTGCCTTAAGTGAACCAGTTGTGTAGACAGTCATACTAAATTTTCTCAACAAAGCCTGTTAATTGAGAATATAGCAAATGTTTGACCTAATTTGCAACAATTGTTGCTTATTGAGAATATTTGGTAGTTGTTATTAGTCATTAGTCATTAGTCATTGGTCATTTTCACCAATCACCTTTTCTAACTCAAAGATTCCAAATAGTCCCGAATCAGGTTACGGCGCTTAGGTTGACGAAGCTTTTGCAAAGCTTTGGATTCAATTTGTCGTACCCGTTCCCGTGATAAATCTAGAGCGCGACCAATTTCGGCCAAGGAGTAAGGATGACCATCAGATAAACCGAACCGCATCAGGATCACATCCCGTTCTCGACTGGTTAAATCTGCCAGTAAATGGTGCAAATCTTTTTGTAAAGATTCCCGCATTAACATTTCTTCTGGGGTGATACTATCAGTCTCTAGCAATTCCCCTAACTCGGTATCTTTATCTTTTCCGACTTTGGTTTCTAAAGAAACAGAACGGGGTACTCTCAACAACACTTCCCGAACTTGAGTAGGTGTCATGTCTAATTCAATTGCTAGATCTTCTAAAGTGGGAGTACGACCTTTCTCTTGAGAGATTTTACGTTGTGCTTTTTTAATTTTGTTCAGTTTTTCTGTAATATGAACAGGGAGGCGAATTGTCCGGCTAGAGGTAGCAATCGCTCTGGTAATTCCCTGACGAATCCACCAATAAGCATAGGTACTAAAACGATAACCCTTAGTTGGGTCAAATTTTTCCACAGCTCGCTCTAAACCCAGAGTCCCTTCTTGGACTAAATCTAACAATTCCAAACCACGATTTTGATATTTCTTGGCCACAGAAACCACCAGACGAAGATTCGCCTTAATCATGTGTTCCTTGGCTTGGAGTCCTTGGGATTGAACATTTTCCAGTTCTTCTACTTTCAATTTGGCAATCTCAGCCCAACGACGTTTACCCTCTAACAAAGTTGGCTTCAAATCCGCTAAGTCTATACCAGCAGTCTTAGCCCATCTTTCCAATGATGGACGATGTCCCAGTTCAGATGACAAACGCTCCTGAACTTCTATTAACCGCTGATAGGGTACAATCACAGTATCACCTTGCTTGGCAGCATTAGCAAGCACTATCCGCAACCGCAAATACCGCTGCACTTTTTGAGCTTCGGAAACTTCTTCATCCCGCCCCAACAAACGCACCCGACCAATTTCTTGCAGGTATAAACGTACTAAGTCTGTGCTGCGACGGTTAGTGTTTGCAGCTAGATTATGAGAATCAACAGCAGCAGCTATATCCAAATCCTGTAGATCATCTAGGGAAAAATCACCATCATCAATACCCAAATCAGGCTCTAATTTTGGATTAGACCTTGGGGAATCGTAAGCGGTATCTGTATGAAAAGATGTTGCTGGCATAACGTCTTTATTGCTCCAGGTAACAATAGATTAAGGTCAGCTAAAATTACGGTCAGCTAATTAACTGTTGCTATTGTTCCCGTAATTCACGATGAAATAACATAATTGAGGTTTGCCGTACAATTCTTTGCAAGAGATTGTACAAGTTCTGCTTTCTCCGTCTCAAAAGTATGTAACGAGTATAATTCGCTAGTACGCAAACAAAGTTAGCCTGAACGAACTCCCAAACATGAATGACTAGTATAAAATGAGACTTATTTAGCAGCCTCTGAGTGATACATTTTTTCCGAATTTTATCGGTAAATGTAGTTTTTTGATGGAAATTATAACTGTTTACAGCCACAATCTAACTGCAAATTAAGAAATTACCTAGCCATAGTAGTCAGCAGTCAGCTTTTTAAAACTCTTGTCTGACAAAGATTCCAGAATTTAAGGTTCTCCTAATTACCCTGGGGGGACTATACCATGGAATTTCCCAG
It encodes the following:
- a CDS encoding Fur family transcriptional regulator yields the protein MTVYTTGSLKAELNDRGWRLTPQRETILHIFQELPQGEHLSAEDLYLRLESDGEGISLSTIYRTLKLMARMGILRELELGEGHKHYEINQPYPHHHHHLICVRCNTTIEFKNESILKIGVKTAQKEGFHLLDCQLTIHAVCPKCQRALMPV
- the sigC gene encoding RNA polymerase sigma factor SigC — its product is MPATSFHTDTAYDSPRSNPKLEPDLGIDDGDFSLDDLQDLDIAAAVDSHNLAANTNRRSTDLVRLYLQEIGRVRLLGRDEEVSEAQKVQRYLRLRIVLANAAKQGDTVIVPYQRLIEVQERLSSELGHRPSLERWAKTAGIDLADLKPTLLEGKRRWAEIAKLKVEELENVQSQGLQAKEHMIKANLRLVVSVAKKYQNRGLELLDLVQEGTLGLERAVEKFDPTKGYRFSTYAYWWIRQGITRAIATSSRTIRLPVHITEKLNKIKKAQRKISQEKGRTPTLEDLAIELDMTPTQVREVLLRVPRSVSLETKVGKDKDTELGELLETDSITPEEMLMRESLQKDLHHLLADLTSRERDVILMRFGLSDGHPYSLAEIGRALDLSRERVRQIESKALQKLRQPKRRNLIRDYLESLS
- a CDS encoding peptidoglycan-binding domain-containing protein: MVKGHEGEHISILQARVGIAGFYYGNSTGIFGLITEEAVKRFQQAYKLNVDGVVGSATLAKLPPLNPDGEQTSKKAINPDSFEFR